Genomic DNA from Catellatospora sp. TT07R-123:
CGCCCTCCCGCGCCGACTGCACGGCGGCGGACGCGGCGACGGCCGTCTTCTCCACCGTCTGCTGCACCGACTCGCGGCCGACCACCGCCTGCGCGCCCTCCCGCAGCCGCTGCCCGGTCGCGGTGGCCGCGTCACCCGCCCTGGCCACCGCCTGCTGCACGGGCGCGCTGCCCGCCACCGCCTGCGCACCCTCACGGGCCCCCTGCCCGGCGACTGTGCCCAGGTCGACGGTCACCTGACCGGCGGCGACCGCGAGGCCGGAGGTCTGCCGTCCGGCGGTCACCGCCGCCTCCGCCGCCCGGCGGGCGAGGTCGGCGGCACCGGCGGCGAGAGCGGCGTACATCCTGGTACGGACCACCCTGGTCCCGCTGATGAGGTCCACGACGGTGCGCCGCCGCCGGCCGAACGCGGCCAGCAGATTGCCCCAGAACGCCACGACCGCCACCGCCCACACCAGCACCCCGAGCAGCGGGCTGTTGACGAACACGACGAAGGCGACGCTGACGATGCCGGTGTCGAGCATCGCGGTGAGCAGCGCCCGCGCCACGACGTGGCTCGGGCGCAGCCGGGTCAGCTGGGCCGCGACCGGAACCACCCGGACGTCCGTGACCGCCTTGCCCACGCTCCGGCCGCCCCAGGCCAGCATCCCGGCGAGGTAGGTGAACTGCAGGAACGGGATCAGCAGCACCGCGACGAGCACCGGCCAGGTGACACCCACCACCAGCCCGCCGACGCTCACGTGGTGCGTCGAGACGGCCTGGCTGCCCGCGTCCACAGCCGTGCTGAGCGCGGTGTTCACGGCGTTGTCGATGACGAAGACGGTCGCGAGCACGACGAGCACGACGCCGAGCAGCACGACGATCAGGTAGTCGATGAGCCAGCCCGCGACCCGGCGCCTCGCCGTCGGGACCTCGTCCGCCTGTGCCGTCTGGTCTGCTCCCCGCTGACCTGGATCCGTCACATCGCCCTCCGCAACCTCGGAACCCGGCACTCATGCCGACGCACTGACTCCTAATCGGACAACATTCTGCCGTACGGCCGCGGTGCGCGCGCCGTTCATGCGGCTCCGGCACCGGACCGGATCGCCCGTTCCGGTGACCGGAACGGCGCTCACCCGTTCGCCCGCAGGCGCGGGCCGCAGGTCCGTGCGGCGGTGGCGGACGCATCGGTGACGTGTTCGCGCGTTCGCGGCTCACGTAGGCTGCGCCGGTGGACAGTGCGGACTCCATCGGCCTGCCCGACGCCGGGCGTCGGCGCGCGGAGGTCTCAGTGACCAGGATCGCCGATCTTGCGGGCGTGTCCGTGCCGACGGTGTCCAAGGTGATCAACGGCCGCTCCGGGGTGTCAGCCGCCACGCGTGCGCGGATCGAGGAGCTGATCCGTGAGCACGGATACCGCAAACCCGAGAACTCGGAGACCACGCCGTCGGTGGAGCTGGTCTTCCAGGCGCTGGACAGCCTGTGGGCGCTGGAGATCGTGCGTGGTGTCGAGCAGGTCGTCGGTCCGCGCGGCCTGGCCGTCTCTGTCACCCAGATGCAGGGAAGGCTCACCCCCGGGCGGTCGTGGGCGCAGGAGGTGCTGGCCCGGCGACCGGTAGGAGTGATCGCGGTGTCGGCGGAGCTGACCGGGGCGCAGCTCGCGCATCTGTCCAGCCGAGCCATCCCGGTGGTGGCGCTGGACCCGACGGGAGAGCCGGTGCACCGGGTGCCGTCGGTCGGCGCCATGAACTGGAACGGAGGGCTGCTGGCGGCCCGCCACCTGCTCGACCTCGGCCACCGCCGGATCGCGATGGTCAACGGGCCGGCCGAACTGTTCTGCTGCCGGGCCCGGCTGGACGGTTTCCGCGCGGCGATGGACGCCGCCGGGGTGCCGGTCGACGACCGTCTGGTCCGGCAGGCTCCGCTGTATGTCGAGGGCGGGTTGCGGGAAGGCCGCCACCTGCTCGAACTGCCCGACCCCCCGACGGCCGTCTTCACGGCCAACGACCTGCAGGCGCTCGGTGTGTACGAGGCGGCGCGCGCGGCCGGGCTGCGGGTTCCGCAGGACCTGAGCGTAATCGGCTTCGACGACCTGCTGTTCACCCAGTGGTCGGTGCCCGCGCTGACGACCGTGCGGCAGCCGCTGCTGCAGATGGGTGCGACAGCGGCTGAGATGGTGCTGGACCTGGCCTCGGGTCGGCCCCCCGCGCAGGATCGGGTCGAGCTGTCGACGACGCTGGTCGTCAGGCAGAGCACAGCGCCACCGCGTCCGGACCGCTGACGCCACATGCCGCAGTCCCGACCGCCCGGCGGTTCGGGCTGCCGACGTCGGCCACCCCGACGCCACCGGAAGAAATATTTCTTTCCGCTGACAGTGATATGAGCGACTGACGCTCGGCTATCAGTCGATATCAAGCCGCCCGTTGTGCGCGCCGAGCAACTATGCAAGCATGACGATGCGCCACATGGGAGCATGTGTCGCGAAAACTTTCTGCTGAGGGCAACCTGTTTTCACACCAGGTCAGCGGAGCAAGCGGCCGGTTCCCGCTGCCGCATACCCACTTTCGTCCGCCGGGCCGGGCGTCGATCCATCCGCGACAACCTGCCTCGCGCCGTTCGGCGGCCGACGGCAGGTGCCGACCGCACCCCATCGGGGCGCGGCACCGAGCGACCAGCCGCACTCGGCCCGGCCAGCGACCCATCCGTCGCGGACCCGGCACCCTCCGGTGAGCCTGATCGCCCGGACACCAGCGCGAGCTGATCGGCTCGCGCCGACCACGGAGGAACCATGAGAAGCCTGTTCAGGTCCGGGCGGCTGCGAACAGCAGTCGCCTTCACCGCTGCCGGTCTCCTACTGGGTGCGGTGCTGGCCGTGCCGACGCTGAGCGCGGCCGCGGACACCTCGACGAAGTACCTGGGGGTGTTCCGGCAGACGAGCCCCACCGACATCCCCGCGGGAACGGTCAGCCGCTACGGGGTCACTCCGGCGAGCGTCCAGTGGTTCGACAGCTGGGCCACCGGCAACGCGTTCAACGCCGCGGACGCCAGGACGCTGTGGAGCCAGGGGATCATGATGCATTACACCTGGGAGCCCTGGAACACGGCCCTCGGCGTGAGCGACCCCAACCAGATCCACCTGCAGGACATCATCGACGGCAAGTGGGACGCCTACATCAGAGCCCGCGGCGCCGAGTTCGCCTCCGTGGGCGCACCGATCATGGTGCGCTGGGGCCACGAGTTCAACGGCAACTGGTACCCGTGGGGCATCGTCAACAACAGCAGCAACCCCGCCCTGTACGTCAGCGCCTTCCGGCGGGTCCACGACCTCGTCGTCGCCGCGGGCGCCACCAACGTGCAGTGGGTGTGGTGCTTCAACAACAGCCCGACCCCCAACGCCTCGTACAACGAACCGGCACGCTCCTACCCCGGTGACGCCTACGTCGACTGGGTCGCGATCGACGGCTACAACTGGGGTCTCGGTCCGTCCTGGGATCCGGGCGGCAACTACTGGACGAGCTTCGACTCCATGTTCGCCAGCGCATACGCCGCCGCACGCGCCGTCGCCCCCAGGCGTCCGGTGATGATCGCCGAAGTCGGGTCCAGCGAGGACGGCGGGAACAAAGCCCAGTGGATCAACGACATGTCCACCGTGCTGCAATCGGGCCGCTACCCCGACCTGAAACTGGTCACCTACTTCGACCAGGACAAGGAGGAGCGGTGGTCGGGCACGTCGTCGTCGGCCGTCCAATCCGCCTTCACCACCTGGGTCAACCAGGCGTACATGAAGGGCCGGGGAGCCGACCTGGCACAGGTGGCCGCCCAGTACAAGGGAACGACCACGCCCACCCCCTCGAACCCGACCTCGCCCGCTCCCTCCCCGTCGCCCTCTCCCTCCCCCTCTCCCTCCCCGTCGCCGTCCCAGCCGTCGACGGGCGCCTGCTCGGCGACCTACCGCACCGTCAACTCCTGGCCCGGCGGATTCGAGGGCGAGGTCACGGTGCGCGCCGGGAGCTCGGTGATCAGCGGCTGGACGACCCGCTGGACGCTCGCCGGCGGGCAGACGATCAGCCAGCTCTGGAACGGCACGCTGGCGGTGAGCGGATCCGCGGTGACGGTCAAGAACCTGAACTGGAACGGCACGATCGCCGCCAACGGCACGACGAAGTTCGGGTTCCTCGCCGGCGGATCGCCGTCGACGCCTGCACTCACCTGCACCAGCCCGTGACGCCGTAGAACCGGCGACCGGGCGGTCGGATGCCCAGCGACCGCCCGGTCGCCGCGGACGCGGACCGCGCCCGGTCAGGCGTGCAGGCGCAGTCCCGGGGTGGCCAGCACGACCGGGCAGCCGGCAACGGCGACGGCCTCGGCCAGCAGGCGGTCGTGGTCCAGCCACGACCGCAGATGGGTGAGGACGAGCAGGCGGGCGCCCGCGCGGGCCGCGAGCAGCCCGGCGTCGGCGGCGCTGAGGTGGCGCGGCACGCTGTCGCGCTCGTAGCCGCACGCCTCGGCGAGCACGATCGCGCAGCCGTCGGCCAGCTTGTCCAGCTCGGCGCAGGGGGCGGTGTCGCCGGTGAAGCAGACGCCGTCGCCGACGCGGTACGCGTACGACTCCATCCCGTGCTCGACCCGCGCGACCCGTACCGCGAACGGGCCCAGCGCCAGCGGGCCCGGCGGCGCGACCGGGTGCAGCCGCAGCACCGCCTCGTCGCTCCAGCCCAGCGCGCCGGGCAGGTTCGCCGGGCCGTACACGTCCAGCGGCCCGGCGCCGACCCGCTGCCGCAGGTACGACAGCGCGTTCAGGTCGTAGTAGTGGTCGTTGTGGGCGTGGCTGATGGCCACCGCGTCCACCTGCTCCGGCGCGCAGTGGCGTTGCAGCGGCCCGGCCGCGCCGGTGCCCAGGTCCAGCAGCAGCCGGTATCCGTCCTGCTCGACCAGGTAGCACGAGCTCGCGCTGTCCGGGCCCGGCACCGAACCCGAGCAGCCGACGATCGTCAGCCTCATCAGACCTCCTCCGTAAAGTGAAAGCGTCAGCATTCTTACCGGAGTTGGACGCAGGCCGCGTTCGCCAACACAATGGACCACCCAGCGAAAGGACCGAAGATCATGTCCCGATTCCCTGAGGTCGTCGAGCGGATGGCCACGGACCCCGAGTTCGCCGCGCACGCCCGGACCAGCCCCGACGAGGTCGCCGACGAATACGGCCTCAGCCCCGACGAGACCGCGCAGATGCTCACGCTCACCGACGCCACCGGGGCCGGTCCGACCGCGCTGGACGCCCGGCTGTCCAAGAGCGGCATCGGCAGCGGCGGGCTGGCCGGGCTGCTGGCCGCCGCCGACAAGAAGGACGAGGACGACGACCCGACCCGGCCGCTGGGCCGCTGGGTGGGCCCCGGCGCCGCCGACCGCTGACCGGGGTCAGAGGCTGCGTTTGAGCATGGCGTCGGCGAGCGCGTCGGCGCACTCGGCCAGGCGCAGCCCTACCACGTCCAGGCGGCGCAGCAGCTCCCGCTGCTTCAGGACCGGGGCGGTGATGTCGCCGCTGAGCAGGTCCGCCAGGGCCTGGGCGTAGAGGTGGCGCACCCGGCCGGAGCGCTTGTGGGCGGCCAGCGCCGCCTCGGCCGCCTCGGCGGGCCGCTCCAGCAGCCGGTCCAGCGCCCGGCGCAGCTCGCGCAGCCCGACCGCGACCTGCTCCAGCATCGCCACCGCCCCCGCGTCCAGGCGGACCCCGTAGAGATCGGTCTCGCGTACGTAGTCGCGCAGGTGGTCCAGGACGTCGTCGACCGACCGCGACAGCCGGAACAGGTCCTCCCGGTCGATCGGGGTGGTCAGCGCCGCCCCCAGCTCGGCGACCAGCCGTCCCCGGTGCGCGTCGCCGACGTGCTCGACCTCGGCGATCCGCAGCCGGGCCAGCGGCGGCTCCAGCTCCCCGATGGTCACCGCCGCGGCCAGCACGACCCCTTCCAGGGCCGCGTCGATCTGGGCGATCACGATGGACAGCACCCGCCGCGGCGCCCGCCCCGCCAGGTCGTCGATCACCCGCCGCAGCCTCATGCCGCCACCTCCCGCAGGACGAGGCCCACGGCGTAGCCGAGGGCGAGGCTGGCCGGGAGGGTGACCAGCCACGCGGTCATCACCGGGGTGGCGAACTGCCAGCGGACCCGGCGCACCCCGCAGCTGGCGCCCGCGCCGACGAGCCCGGCCGCGGCGGACTGGGTCATGCTCACCGGCACGCCGAACCCCGCGCTGCCCAGCACCGCCGTCGCCGCGGCGACCTCCGCCGACACCACGTGCCAGGGGCGCGGGGGCAGCAGCCCGGCGGTGGCGCCCCGGGCGATGCGGCGCAGGCTCAGCACCGCCCCGGCGGCGAAGACGAGCGCGGTCCCGCACAGCACCGGCAGCGACGGGGCGAGCATGCCCCGGGCCCGGTGCGCGGCGGCCAGGGCGACGCCGACGACGGCGAACATCTTCTGCCCGTCGTTGGCCGCGTACGCCAGACTCTGCCCGGCGAACGCGGTGACATGGGCGTAGCGCAGCGCGCCGGGCAGCCGGGCGCTGGTGGGCAGCCGCCGGGCGGCCAGGCCGAGCAGGTAGCCGAGCAGCCCGCCCAGCAGCGGCGCCGCGGCCGCGACGGCCAGCACCAGGCCGAGGGTGGACCAGACCGGCGGCACGCCGACCCCGGCCCCGGCCCCGGCCAGGCCGCCGAGCACCGCCAGGGTCAGGCTGGTGGGCACGCCGCGCCAGGTGAGCAGCAGCACCAGGGCCAGCGCGACGGCGACCCCGGCGAGCAGGATCAGCGGTCCGCGTACGGCGCGGGCGTCGACGAGGCGGTCGGTGAAGGTGCGCGCCACGGCGAGCCCGAACAGGGCGGGGCCGACCACGATCGCGGTCAGCAGGACGGCGAGCACGCCGGCCAGCGGGACCTCGCGGCGCAGCGCCAGGGACAGCAGCGCGGCGCCGTCGTTGGCGCCGCAGACGAAGACGAACCCGGTGGCCAGCGCCGCGAACACGAGTGCCATCTCGAACACCCCCCGGCTGCGCAGGGATCTTCCGTGCTCGGTGGCGGGCCTCGCCGCGGCCGGACTGTGCAGGAGTCCACCGTACGTGATCAACCCGTGACGGCGGGCTCACCTGGGCGAATCGGGGGCTAATCCTTTTGCGACTCCGGTCGCGGCTGGCATAGGGTTCCCGCCCGGGAGGGACATTCACATGGCCAAGCTCAACCAGATAATCGCGGTCGAGAAGGGCGTCAAGAGCCGCTCGTTTCAGGACCTGACCGAGGCCCACCACGCCGTGCAGAAGCCGGCGCTGCTGTCGGGCATCTCGCGGACATACCAGGCCAAGGACGAGGAGGGCGAGCAGCTGCCGCCGGAGTCGACCCGGGTGCAGACCCGCGCCGAGGACGTGCTGCGGCAGATCTCGACGACGCTGACCCGCCTGTTCGACGTGACGGCCACCAAGGACGCCACCAACTGCGTCGCGCGCGCCGACGTCGTCGTGGACGACCGGGTGCTGCTGTCCGACGTGCCGGTGACGTACCTGCTGTTCCTGGAGAAGCAGCTCACCGACCTGCACACCTTCGTCAAGAAGCTGCCGGTGCTGGACGCGGCCGAGTCGTGGGTGTTCAGCGACTCCGCCGACTGCTGGTCGACCGAGCCGGTGCGTACGATCCGCACCAAGAAGGTGCCGCGCAACCACGTCAAGGCCGAGGCCACCGAGAAGCACCCGGCGCAGGTCGAGGTGTACTACGAGGACATCGCGGTGGGCTACTGGACCACGGTGAAGTTCTCCGGGTCGCTGCCGGCCAAGCGCGTGTCGGTGCTGCTGGACCGGGTGGAGCGGCTCCAGGAGGCGGTCAAGTTCGCCCGCGAGCGGGCCAACGACACCGAGACCGTCGACCGCCGAGTCGGCGAGAAGGTGTTCGGGTTCCTCTTCGCCGCATGATCACAGACTCCCCCCGCCGGAGGGCGGGGGGTGCGCCAATGAGCGCAAGCTGAAGCTGACGCTGAAGCTGACGAACGCGGTCCAGTGCAGGTTCGACTCCTGCCCCCCGCACCACAGGCGGGGGTAGCCCAAACGGCAGAGGCAGCCGCGATCAAACTCAGATTCTCGCTCCAGACTCAGCATTCGCCGCCGATCGCCAGATCGACCGCGTACGGACGAACACCGCCGGGGTGCCGGTTCGAATCCGGTTCGCCGCTCTCCATGCGGCGATGGTTCAAAGGTAGAGCACGGGGTATTGACGACTGATCCGTTCGCTTAAACGTGCTGGCGTGTGCAATTCGGCGGCACAGCGGGGCCCGGGAGCTGGACATACTCCCGGGCTCCACCATTTCCGAGATGCGCTCCCGACCATTTACCGAGATGCGCTCCCGTTTTGCCGTAAATTCATGTTATGTCCGAACAACAGCGGCAGCCCGGGCTCACCGGGCTGGCCCTCGGTGCCGCGGTCCTGGTCGCCGAGCGGCTGCGCCGGCTGGGCGGCACCGACCCCGAAGACCAGCAGCGCGTACAGGACCTGCTCACCAGCGGGGTCGAGCCGGCGCTGGTTGACGCCCGCTCCCCGCTGGCCGTCGCCGTCGGCCTCACCCAGCAGGGCGCCGACCTGGCCCGCCAGACCGGCGCGAGACTCGCCGCGACCGGCCGCGACCGCGCCCGGCGCCTGCTCGACGACGCCGCCTCGCCCCGGATCGCACCGCTGGCCGCCGCCCGCGACGCCGTACGGAGCACCCGCGACCGCGGCCGCGACGTCGTCGCCACCGCGGGCCTGCGCGGCCGCGACACCCTGCTCACCGGCCGCGCCGCCGCGGTACGCGCCTTCGACAGCACCGTCGAGGAGACCGTCTCGTGGCTGGAGCGCACCATCGTGCCGCGCATGGTCGACAACCTCGTCCCGCACCTGATCGACCGGGTGGTGCCGCGCCTGGTCGAGGGCGCCCTGCCCGAGATCAGGCACAAGGTCATCCCGGTCGTCATCGACGACCTCACCCGCGACCCGCGACTGCAGGCGCTCATCACCGAGCAGAGCCGCGGCGTGCTCGCCAACGCCGCCGACGAGCTGCGCACCACCTCGGCCACCGCCGACGACCGGATCGAGGAGTCGTTCCGGCGGCTGTTCCACGTGCACCATACGAACGGTGACCGGTGACGGCGCCCGGCCGTCAGCCGTACGCCGGAATCGTCTCGCGCCTGGGGGGCCTCGCCATCGACGCCAGCCTGCTCGCGCTGGCCGCGTCACTGGTCGTGACCGGTGTGCCCAGCGTCTGGGCGACGCTGGAGGGCCACTCCCCCGGCTGGCTCGACGCGACCACCGGGCTGATCGCGGCCCTGCTGCCGGTGCTGTACTTCGCCGCCTGCTGGTGGCTGACCGGCCAGACCGTCGGCTGCCTGCTGCTGGGCACCGTGGTCCGGCGTATCGACGGCCGCCACCTCGGGCCGGGCCGCGCCCTGCTGCGCGCCGTGGTCGGCCTCGCCTTCCCGCCGGTCTGGCTGCTCGGCCTGCTCGGCGTGCTCACCGACGACCACCGCCGCGCCTGGCACGACCGCCTGTTCGGCACCGTGGTCCAGTACGTCCCCCGCCGCCGCCTGCCGCGCTGACCCACCCCGCCCGTTGGGGGTGGGGTTCGTGCAGTTTCGGGGAAAGTGCTGGAAAGCGGCCCATGATTCCTGCACTTTCCCCGAAACTGCACCGTCGGGCGGCGGCGGGGGGTGGGCGGGCGGGGGGCGGGGGGATGGGCGCGGGGGTAGGGTCGGCTGCTGTGCGCCTCCCCCTTCTCGTAACCGGCGCGGTCGCGCTGGCCACCCTCGCCGCCTGCGGCACCGCTCCGGCCGCCGCGCCCGCGTTCGTCCCCGCGACCAGCGCCGCCGCGAGCCCCGCGCCGTCGGCCGCGCCCAGCCCTTCCCTCAGCCCGAGCCCGAGCGGCTACCAGGGCAAGTACGTGTACCCGGTGCTCGGCAACACGTCGTACGGGCACACCCACCACGACTACCCGGCCACCGATGTCATGGCCAAGTGCGGTGCCCAGGTCGTGGCGGCCGTCGACGGGGTGGTGCTGGAGGTCGAGCGCGTCAACCGGTACGACCCGAAGAAGGACGACGGCGCCCTGCGCGGCGGCCTGCACATCTCGATCCTCGGCGACGACGGGCTGCGCTACTACGGGTCGCACTTCTCCGCGATCGAGGCGGGGATCAACCCGGGGGTGCGGGTCACCGCCGGGCAGAAGATCGCCAAGGTGGGTGAGACCGGGCTGGCCAGCGCCTGCCACCTGCACTTCGGCATCTCGCCGGTGTGCGCGCGTACCGGGGACTGGTGGAACCGGCGCGGGGTGATCTGGCCGTGGAAGTACCTGGACTCGTGGAAGAAGGGCGGGCAGAAGTCGCCGGTCGCCGAGATCACGGCCTGGGAGAAGAAGAACGGCTGCCCGACCAAGCCCACCGCCCCCTGACCAGCCCTCCAGCACCCCGCCCGAGCCGCCCGCCCCGCCCCGGAGCGCCCCGCGCCACACCCGCTTTTACACAGACGTTGGCCTATCTCATCGAATCCGGGTAGATCATTCTCGATGAGATAGGCCAACGTTTATGAAAAACGGGGCGGAGTGGCCGGGGCGGAGTGGCCGGGGCGGGTGGCCGGGGCGGGGTGGCCGCCGCCGGGTCAGCCGACGTGGATGGCGCCCTCGGTGGGCAGGTCCTTCTTGTTGACCTTGATCAGCAGCAGGATCACCAGCGCCGAGAAGACCAGCAGCCCGCCGCCCCACGCAAACGCCACCGTGTACCCGTGCACCGCCGCGTTCGCCTGGACCAGCGGCAGCGGCCCGTCGGCGATGTGCTCGGTCAGGTACGACGCCGACGCGTTCAGCGCGAACGTGCTCAGCAGCGCCGCCCCCAGCGACCCGCCGACCTGCTGCGTCGCGTTCAGCGTGGCGCTGGCCGCCCCGGCGTCGTGCTCGGGCACGCCGACCAGCGCGAGGCTGGACAGCGGCACGAACGTGAAGCCCAGGCCGAGGCCGAGCACGAGCGCGCCGGGCAGCACGTGGGTGGCGTACGAGGTGCCCAGGCCGATCTGGGTGAGGAAGAACATCGCCCCGGCGGCGAGCACGGCTCCGGCCACCATCAGCGGCTTGGCGCCGAGCCTGGGCATGAGCTGGCTCGCGGCGCCCGCGGAGATGAACACGCCCGCCGAGATCGGCAGCGAGGCCAGGCCCGCCTCGATCGGGGTGTAGCCGAGGATGCCCTGGAAGTAGAAGGTGAGGAAGAAGAACGCGCCCATGAGCCCGGCGCCGGTGAGGGTGCCGGACAGGTAGGCCCCGCCCCGGTTGCGGTCGAGCACGATGCGCAGCGGCAGCAGCGGGTGCTTCGACTTCAGCTGGATGACCACGAACATGGCCAGCAGCAGCAGGCCGCCGCCGAGGAAGCCCAGCGACACCGGCGACTCCCAGCCGTACGCGGGCTCGGCGGCCTTGGTGAGGCCGTACACGACGCCGATGAGGCCGAGGGTGACGGTGACGGCGCCGGGGATGTCGTAGCGGGTGTTGCCGTGGGCACGGCTCTCGGGCACGACGGGCAGCGCCGCGGCGATCGCGATGATCGCGATCGGGATGTTGACCAGCAGGCACCAGCGCCAGTTCGCGTACTCGGTGAGCACGCCGCCGAGCAGCAGGCCGATGGCGGCGCCGCCGCCGGCGATGGCGCCGTACACGGCGAAGGCCTTGGCCCGCTCCTTGGCCTCGGTGAACAGCACGGTCAGCAGGGCCAGGCCGGCCGGGGCGAGCAGCGCGCCGAACACGCCCTGGAGGCCGCGCGCGGCGAACAGGGTGGTCCCGTCCTGCGCGGCGCCGCCGAGGGCGGAGGCGAGCGCGAAGCCGATGGCGCCGACGATGAAGGTGCGCTTGCGGCCCCAGTAGTCGGCGACGCGGCCGCCGAGCAGCAGCAGGCCGCCGAAGGTCAGCGTGTACGCGGTGAGCACCCACTGCCGCTGCGCGTCGGTGATCTGCAGGTCGACCTGCATCTGCGGCAGCGCGATGTTCACGATGGTCGCGTCGAGCACCACCATGAGCTGGGCGAGCGCGATGATCGCGAGCGCGAGCCAGCGGCGCGGGTGGACCGGCGCGGCGGCCGGGACGGGCGCGTCGGCCCGGGTGAGGGTGGCAGTCAAGGAGCGGCCCTTTGCTGGACGGTACGGAAGTCGCATCGACCGTAGCCAGCGGTTACGCCCGTTCTCGCAGCTCTGAGGTGTGCATCACGGTACCCATGTTTGACACAAAAATGACAAAACACCGTGAATTGCGACAAACCTGGGCGAATTCGGTGTCGAATCACCGGTGGAGGTTTCACCGGAGAAAGGACCGACCCCAGCATGTACCGCACCAAGAAGCTCACCGCGGCGGCAAGCCTCGTCGCGCTGTCGCTGTCACTGGCCCTGGCCGCCTGCGGCGGCGAGACGATGACCGCGAACCCGCAGGCCAAGCAGACCGAGACGGGCGCGCCCATGATGAGCCCGAGCATGCCCATGATGAGCCCCGGCGGCGGCATGGGCGCGGGCGGCACGTTCGGCACCGGCTGCGCGGCCCTGCCCACCGACCCGGCCAACCCGGGCAGCACCGCGATGATGGCCCAGCAGCCGCTGGCCGCCGCCGCGGCGGGCAACCCGCTGCTGTCCACCCTGGTCAGCGCCGCCACCAAGGCGGGGCTGGTCGACACGCTCAACTCCGCGCCGGAGCTGACCGTGTTCGCCCCGACCAACGAGGCGTTCCAGAAGGTGCCCAAGGCCGACCTCGACAAGGTCATGGCCGACCCGGAGCTGCTCAAGAAGGTGCTGACCTACCACGTCGTCACCGGCACGATCACGCCCGAGCAGCTCGACGGCTCGCACAAGACCGTCGAGGGCCAGGACCTGAAGATCGCCGGCAGCGGCACCGACTTCAAGGTCAACGACACCGCGGCGATCACCTGCGGCAACATCAAGACCAAGAACGGCACCGTGTACGTCATCGACGGCGTGCTCATGCCCCCGGCCTGAGCCAGCCCGCACCACGCGGAGGTCCCCGGTGCCACCCGGCACCGGGGACCTCCGTCGGATACTCGACGTACCCGTGGATCTTGCCGTGGCCGAACCTATCCTTCGCGCCATGACCCCCCTGCGCCGCACCCTCGTCGCGCTCGCCGCCACCGGCGGCCTCCTGCTGGCCGGCTGCGGCGGCAAGCAGCAGCCGCAGACCGCCCCCACCTTCAGCACCGAGGTCACCGCCTCGGCCGTGCCTTCGACCGCCCCGTCCAGCGCCGCCCCCTCGCCCACCAGCGGCGGCGGCAGCGGCAACGGCGCCCCGACCTACCCGAGCTCCGCCAAGTCGTACGCGCAGGCCCTGCTCAGCGCGTGGGGTGCCAAGAACGGCACCCGCATCGACCAGCTCGCCGTCCAGGCCGCCGTCCAGCAGATCAAGGACAACGGCTACCCCAACTCGTCGTGGACCTACATCAAGTGCGACGACGACGGCACGTACGCCACCTGCCTGTTCCGTAACGCGCACGGTGACGAGAGCCTGGTCAAGATGGTCAAGACCCAGCTCGGCCACCCCACCGCCGTCACCGAGGCCCAGCTCATGCGCACCTCGTACGCCAACGACGCGGGCAGCTACGTCAGCGGCTTCGTCTACGCCTGGCAGCAGGGCAACAAGCAGCGCATGATCCGGTACGCCAACGAGCAGGTCGCCGCGTTCTTCCTGAGCAAGACCCCGCCCACCTCCTCCATGGTCACCGGCGAGGACAACACCGCCGGGCACACGAAGATCACCATGAGCTTCGACGGCGGCACCTCCAGCTACACCTTCAACGTGGTCAACCAGAACCTCGGCGACGCCCACGCCATCGGCGGACTCTGCAACCCCGGCTGCGCCTGACCGCCCCCGACCCGCCGCGTGCCTACTCCCGCGGGAGTAGGCACGCTCACTCCCCGCGTGCGACGACACCGGCCCCCGCC
This window encodes:
- a CDS encoding MBL fold metallo-hydrolase, whose product is MRLTIVGCSGSVPGPDSASSCYLVEQDGYRLLLDLGTGAAGPLQRHCAPEQVDAVAISHAHNDHYYDLNALSYLRQRVGAGPLDVYGPANLPGALGWSDEAVLRLHPVAPPGPLALGPFAVRVARVEHGMESYAYRVGDGVCFTGDTAPCAELDKLADGCAIVLAEACGYERDSVPRHLSAADAGLLAARAGARLLVLTHLRSWLDHDRLLAEAVAVAGCPVVLATPGLRLHA
- a CDS encoding DUF47 domain-containing protein codes for the protein MRLRRVIDDLAGRAPRRVLSIVIAQIDAALEGVVLAAAVTIGELEPPLARLRIAEVEHVGDAHRGRLVAELGAALTTPIDREDLFRLSRSVDDVLDHLRDYVRETDLYGVRLDAGAVAMLEQVAVGLRELRRALDRLLERPAEAAEAALAAHKRSGRVRHLYAQALADLLSGDITAPVLKQRELLRRLDVVGLRLAECADALADAMLKRSL
- a CDS encoding RDD family protein, whose translation is MTDPGQRGADQTAQADEVPTARRRVAGWLIDYLIVVLLGVVLVVLATVFVIDNAVNTALSTAVDAGSQAVSTHHVSVGGLVVGVTWPVLVAVLLIPFLQFTYLAGMLAWGGRSVGKAVTDVRVVPVAAQLTRLRPSHVVARALLTAMLDTGIVSVAFVVFVNSPLLGVLVWAVAVVAFWGNLLAAFGRRRRTVVDLISGTRVVRTRMYAALAAGAADLARRAAEAAVTAGRQTSGLAVAAGQVTVDLGTVAGQGAREGAQAVAGSAPVQQAVARAGDAATATGQRLREGAQAVVGRESVQQTVEKTAVAASAAVQSAREGAEKLARSAPVQQALNSPAGQQAQALGAAGAQRARDVGGQAAEQARRIGGRAQQLWRERRAQRTGPVPPGADTEPDEGDEITGA
- a CDS encoding LacI family DNA-binding transcriptional regulator, producing MDSADSIGLPDAGRRRAEVSVTRIADLAGVSVPTVSKVINGRSGVSAATRARIEELIREHGYRKPENSETTPSVELVFQALDSLWALEIVRGVEQVVGPRGLAVSVTQMQGRLTPGRSWAQEVLARRPVGVIAVSAELTGAQLAHLSSRAIPVVALDPTGEPVHRVPSVGAMNWNGGLLAARHLLDLGHRRIAMVNGPAELFCCRARLDGFRAAMDAAGVPVDDRLVRQAPLYVEGGLREGRHLLELPDPPTAVFTANDLQALGVYEAARAAGLRVPQDLSVIGFDDLLFTQWSVPALTTVRQPLLQMGATAAEMVLDLASGRPPAQDRVELSTTLVVRQSTAPPRPDR
- a CDS encoding cellulose binding domain-containing protein, which gives rise to MRSLFRSGRLRTAVAFTAAGLLLGAVLAVPTLSAAADTSTKYLGVFRQTSPTDIPAGTVSRYGVTPASVQWFDSWATGNAFNAADARTLWSQGIMMHYTWEPWNTALGVSDPNQIHLQDIIDGKWDAYIRARGAEFASVGAPIMVRWGHEFNGNWYPWGIVNNSSNPALYVSAFRRVHDLVVAAGATNVQWVWCFNNSPTPNASYNEPARSYPGDAYVDWVAIDGYNWGLGPSWDPGGNYWTSFDSMFASAYAAARAVAPRRPVMIAEVGSSEDGGNKAQWINDMSTVLQSGRYPDLKLVTYFDQDKEERWSGTSSSAVQSAFTTWVNQAYMKGRGADLAQVAAQYKGTTTPTPSNPTSPAPSPSPSPSPSPSPSPSQPSTGACSATYRTVNSWPGGFEGEVTVRAGSSVISGWTTRWTLAGGQTISQLWNGTLAVSGSAVTVKNLNWNGTIAANGTTKFGFLAGGSPSTPALTCTSP